In the genome of Luteitalea pratensis, the window CGAGGGCTTCGCGGCATCGCAGATTTTCTTCATCACCGGGGCCGACGCGTTTGCAGGAATCGACACGTGGCACCGCTTCCCGGACGTGCTCGACGCCGGTCACTTCGTCGTGGTGACGCGACCCGGTCATGCACTTCCGCCAGACGTCCTCGCGCAACCCGACGTGGCGCAACGACTGAGGATCGCCGGAGACACGGCAACCGACAGCAGCCCCGCGTCCACCGATTCACGGGCGATCTGGCTGGTCGAAGCCGACACGCCGGACGTGTCCTCCACGGACATCCGACAACGCATCCTTGCTGGAAAGGAGGCGGGCACCGACGTGCCGGCCTCGGTGGCCGCGCATATCCGCCGACACGGCCTGTACACCCATCAACCGGCGGCGAGACGCTTGCATGGCGAAGACTGACGCGCAGCGGGCCGAACACGAGCCTGCCCCGATTCCCGACGACGTCCGAGGCGTGATCGATGCGGCCCTGGACAGGAAAGCCACCCGGGTCACGCTGATGGACCTGCGAGGCGCCGGGGCCTTCACGGATTTCTTCGTGATCTGCACCGGCACGAACATCCGCCAGGTGCAGGCCATCGCGGATGCCGTCGAAGAGAAACTCAAGGCACAGGGCCTCCGCCCCGCGCACGTCGAGGGCTACGACCGTGCCGAGTGGATCCTCCTCGACTACTTCGACTTCATCGTCCACGTCTTCATGCCGGACACGCGCGAGTTCTACTCCCTCGACCGGCTCTGGGGTACCGCCGCCCGCACCGAGATGGCAGCCGAGGTTCGCTGAGCCGCCGGGCGCTTCCCTGCTCGACACAGCCGTCGCGTTCCTGATCGCGGCGCGCTGCGTAGCCTGCCATGAGGTCCTCGCGTGCCCGACGCAGGGGCCCGTCTGCCGAGCGTGCTGGGACGCCGTGCCGTGGTATGCCGGGCCCCTCTGCCAGACGTGCGGCGCTGCATGCCTGCTCGGACTCGCCTGCCGTTGCGACGACCGGCCACCCCACCTTGCCGCCATGGCCTGTGCCGCCCGCTTCGACGGGCCGATGCGCGCCATCGTCCACGCCTTCAAGTACGCCGGCCATCAGACGCTCGCGGTACCGCTCGCCGCACGCCTGGCCGATCACCCGCACGTGCGCCTCGAGGAAATCGATCTTGTGGTCCCGGTGCCGCTGCATCCGTGGCGAAGCTTCGTGCGGGGATTCAACCAGGCCGAGCGGATCGCGCAACACCTCGGACTGCCCGTCGGCCACGCCCTCGCGCGTCGGCGCTGGACGACGTCGCAGGCCGGACTGCACGCCGACACCCGCGGCCGCAACGTCCGCGACGCCTTCACGATCGCTCCACGTCTCACGGCACGCAGTCGACGGTCCCTGCGAGGTGAACTCTCGAAAGCGCGCGTGCTGCTCGTGGACGACGTGGTGACGACGGGTGCCACGTTGTCTTCGTGCGCGCGGGTCTTGCGTGAGGCAGGAGTACGCGAGGTGCGCGCGGCGACCGTCGCGCGGACGGAATCAAGGTAGGGACGCCTCTCTGAGGCGTCCATGTCCGTCCCCATGCATGCAGAGCGGTCTGTCGCAGTGAGTCGATCGTGCGGAGGTGGACCGCTCGGAGAGCGGTCCCTACCCAACGGGTACACGTGGCCATGCGTAGACCTTCCACCTTCGCCAAGGCTACGGCGGACAAGTCAGGTCGACGGGCACGGCGGCTACACTCTCGGACAGGAGACCCACCGATGCATTCAATCCGCCCCTTCGCATTCACCCTGTTGCTGCTCGCCGGCATCGCGCCGCTCGCGCACGCGCAGGCACCCGCCGCTGCGACGTCGTCTGCGCAGCCTTTCGTCGTCGAGTACTACTACAAGACGAAGTGGGGCACGTTCGACGAGTTCAAGGCGTTGTTCAGGAAGAACCACTACCCCGTGTTGATGAAGGAGCAGGGACTCGGGCGCATCGTACGCGTCACCATCGACTACCCGGTCTATCACGGCACCGAGGACGGGCGGTGGGACATGCGGGTAACGATCTCCTTCAAGGACGCCGCCACGGCGTTGGCACCCTTCGACAACAGCGCCATCCTCAAGGAACTGTTTCCGGACAAGGAAAAGTTCGAATCGGAAGAACGGCGACGGTT includes:
- a CDS encoding ComF family protein, with the protein product MACAARFDGPMRAIVHAFKYAGHQTLAVPLAARLADHPHVRLEEIDLVVPVPLHPWRSFVRGFNQAERIAQHLGLPVGHALARRRWTTSQAGLHADTRGRNVRDAFTIAPRLTARSRRSLRGELSKARVLLVDDVVTTGATLSSCARVLREAGVREVRAATVARTESR
- the nadD gene encoding nicotinate-nucleotide adenylyltransferase produces the protein MRRSPLRLGVLGGTLDPVHAGHVAAAHAAARALSLDAVWLMPSHVPAHKGSPHASPWHRFAMTALAASEDALLVASDLELARPGPTYTWDTLQALAAEGFAASQIFFITGADAFAGIDTWHRFPDVLDAGHFVVVTRPGHALPPDVLAQPDVAQRLRIAGDTATDSSPASTDSRAIWLVEADTPDVSSTDIRQRILAGKEAGTDVPASVAAHIRRHGLYTHQPAARRLHGED
- the rsfS gene encoding ribosome silencing factor, which produces MAKTDAQRAEHEPAPIPDDVRGVIDAALDRKATRVTLMDLRGAGAFTDFFVICTGTNIRQVQAIADAVEEKLKAQGLRPAHVEGYDRAEWILLDYFDFIVHVFMPDTREFYSLDRLWGTAARTEMAAEVR